A window of Rubricoccus marinus contains these coding sequences:
- a CDS encoding PspC domain-containing protein, with translation MATRQRRSSRSDSDEALDDEFASISEEDIQAYLAEVEDEEEEEKPDPGFLNLQTGAGLGLIGLGGLYTMQLLGFLPLGASLATLVAVMPWVAGILIMLTGFGVLSWSPAARRRRKARERAVRAARRRKQKTMGRQRRSAPTDAAGRRARSAFEQAARASATAGRTARRAIDASRERTRSMTAGRSVGRRLAKNRKDKKISGVASGIAAYFGIDPTVVRIAFVLASIFGQGAGLIIYLILSFVLPNGEASGDDDDPYVLNIRD, from the coding sequence ATGGCAACGCGCCAGCGCCGTTCTTCTCGCTCCGATTCCGACGAAGCCCTCGACGACGAGTTCGCGAGCATCTCCGAGGAGGACATCCAGGCGTACCTCGCCGAGGTAGAGGACGAGGAGGAAGAGGAAAAACCGGACCCGGGCTTTCTCAACCTCCAAACCGGCGCCGGGCTCGGACTGATCGGGCTTGGAGGGCTGTACACGATGCAGCTGTTGGGCTTTCTCCCGCTCGGGGCTTCGCTCGCCACGCTTGTCGCCGTAATGCCGTGGGTCGCGGGCATCCTCATCATGCTGACGGGTTTCGGCGTGCTCTCGTGGAGCCCCGCGGCCCGGCGGCGCCGCAAAGCCCGGGAGCGTGCCGTCCGCGCCGCGCGCCGACGCAAGCAGAAGACCATGGGCCGCCAGAGGCGGAGCGCCCCGACGGACGCCGCCGGGCGCCGCGCCCGCAGCGCGTTCGAGCAGGCCGCGCGGGCCTCGGCTACCGCCGGCCGCACCGCGCGCCGCGCCATCGACGCCTCTCGCGAGCGCACTCGGTCCATGACCGCAGGCCGTTCCGTGGGTCGGCGCCTGGCGAAAAACCGCAAGGACAAAAAGATCTCGGGCGTCGCCAGCGGTATCGCGGCCTACTTCGGCATCGACCCGACGGTCGTGCGGATCGCGTTTGTCCTGGCGTCCATCTTCGGCCAGGGCGCCGGGCTCATCATCTACCTCATCCTCTCGTTCGTGCTGCCCAACGGGGAGGCCTCTGGCGACGACGATGACCCGTACGTGCTGAACATCCGGGACTAA